Sequence from the Pagrus major chromosome 15, Pma_NU_1.0 genome:
tttaacaacataaaaaatgattaatagatGAGTCGATAAGAGCAGAGGTTTTCAGAGTGAATGGAAGTGAAAAATATCACACTATTTGTTACATTAGTTATCAAAATATTGCAGAGAATAGCCTACATGTGGGTGATTTAGCTGAAGATATTTCACAGATGCAGAATTTGGGGGGtatttgactgttttctcactctctgaGAGTCAGATATGCCCTAGGACAAACCTTTTTCAATGTATTCAATGTAGTCTGAAGGTATGTCCAGCAGCAGTATTAGGCTATCTTGGCTTAAATGTTGAGCGTCAGTTGGATCAAAGAACACAATCATGATCCCATAAGCATCCAGGAATGAGCAAAACtaagtggaggagagagggggtgCTTTTTTCCAAGTTTTGTCTGAGGGGAGGCCCACCGTCTCAGATTTTGAAAACCCCTAGATCAGACGAAATGAATCAGTCAATTTGATGATTGATTTATCGTTTATTCTCAAAAATGTCAGGCTTTTGCTAGTtccagcttttaaaatgtgagcATCTGACCCTTTTCTTTGCCATAGACGATAGTAAAATTCACATGTTCAGATTTTACTGTTGGTCAGACGAAACAAGACTTTTGCAGACTCCCAAAACATCTGACTGAGAAAATAGTGGCAGattaatagataatgaaaataatcgatAGTTTTGTTCTTGTTCAGGTCTCATTTCTCTACGCTGGAGTTGGAGTTGCCGAatgtgaaaacatatttatgttATCTTAGACCTATAAAGTGATGATACCTCAGGCATTTTATGTCTCACAACTTACACagcattattttcttaatatatttatataaatgtgaACTGCAAATCTTTCATTAGATAGCATTTCAAAATACTTTATCCACATGCTTAGATTTTAAGCATGACCTGGTTTTCATTACATTATACAATTTTGGACAATTAAGTGTGGGGGTCgtgaggagtactactgcatatgtgaaacaagcagtataaagccttttgtggctccagaggaaactgcacgttatctgataaattgcctccggtgatgtcactcagtggctaagttgtattgtgggtaatgtaggcaccaggtttttgaaaagcagtccacttgTCTGCATCGGGCTCCCGTCACACTGTTAAGACTAATTCTgcacaaaatgatcaaaattgttGAGAGTACAACCAGATCTGCCTTTTCAAAATCCACATTCTTCTTACTTCTCAAACcttggcgcctacattacccacaatgcaagtAGTACTCCCctagacctgtaaacacactttaatgtgtacattggtggagttaccctttaagttttGCAGGCCTTCAGGTCAGAGTCGATGCTATTTTCCTTCcaactaaaaatgtttttttttatttggaatacaaatacaatacaatagcAGTGGCTTCTATTTAACACCCCGGTGTAAATTTGACCTTAAATTCTGATGATTCTGTTACAGGtccagttgttttcttttggataaaagaaaaaaaggtggaCAAGATTTCAAAATACCCACACCATTAGCACCCCCTGGTGGCCTTACATTTACCATGGCAACTTGGTACAGTAGATGTCCTTCAATGTAGGATCAACATACTTTATGTTCTTTCCAGGAGGGCAATAACACCGTATATATTTAATCACaatgaattaaaagaaaaatgcaaccTCTAAATTGACCCATAATTATTAAGAGACATATGTTGCCATATGTTTATATCTCAGTCAagtcaaatgttgttttcctttgtgGTAATGCAACACAAAAAATGAGGTGCTCATGTTTTAGCTTTATTCTTTGCCGCAAATGCATTGGTTTCATCCCTGTCATACAGCAGTGAACAGGATCCCAGTGTGCATCTTCATACAACCACAGAATACCTCTTCTAGGAACCCACAGACATCCTGTACATCCTACACAAACTtagaaagacatttttgaatCAACCGCTCACTTTTGTTTCTATTCCACAGCAGCCTCTAATGCATAAGTTACACTCAGTCATCCTGTAAATTAACACCACACACATTCTCACTGctgcaaaacattttcagactcGCTCTTCCACCGATCCACAAGTGCCGCAGTCAAGCAGGTCATCATTtcataaagcacacacacacacacacgcgcacattcacacgcacacacacgaaTACACACcttaaagacaataaaacttcACTGAATATCCCCTGATAATTACAAATCCCCTGATTCTTTACTCTTTTGCTTGCAAtttatcaacacaaagtgaaGCATAGATATGATGCACTGGAATTAAATCCACTGCCAGGTGGAGTGAGGCGTCGGCTCTGTTTAACTGTTTTCACAAAGTCTGAGCTCGCCTGCAGGCTGTGATGTAGCATCGCACGTTGCACGGATCAGGGCCGAGGCCGTGGATCCTCAGCTACATGTAGTCCAGCCTCAGGATCAAGTTTAACCTTTATTTTGGCTTTTAGCGCAGTGTCATGGGcgtctctcttcctccaccgCACAGGCTTCTTTTTGATGATAAGTCTCCACTTTCTTTAAGtgcagcctctctctgtctgttctctCTTTGTCCTTCATGCGCTGTTGCCGTCATGTGATCTTTGTCAGTTTAACTGGAGATTGACAGAAGTCCATGTTCATCAGCAGTGTCAAGAATCCTGCATATGACCGGAGACTcaacctaaaaatgaaaaaagacatggCGCAGCCATGTcaatactgaataaacaagatttaaaaaaaaaaaatacattggaaagaaaacaaactgtgttcTTCTTTTTGTAGATTTCAGTGGACCTCCCCATGGAAAGCACCTGTCCGTCTTGTATCTTACATGTCTTTTTTACTAACCTACATCTTGATAAAGTTGATAGCATGAGAGTGCTCTTGTTTCTTTATCATTCCCAAATAAATGATGCACATTCAGAGACTTTTTTCAAGACAGATGCTTTGACTTGAGTGatgcaggaaaagcacaggtggaactAATCAACACTTACAATGGCTCGGTCACAGCAGTTATCAGCTTATTAGCCAAGCAATGCAACAATTAATTATGCTATTAGTTTCTCCTTTGATAGACAAGTTAAAATGTCCGCTGTGAAAAATGTCTATTCAACTTACCAGATGTGACTAAACAATAAAGTGGTTACAGTTTGGATAAGCACTGTCCTTTTATTTTGTTCTCAAATTAATTCAAAGTACAGGTAAGCACTCTAGCTAAGGCTCAGTGAACTTACCCCAAGGACGTACTGACAAGTCTGAGGCTCCAGCATGTAGACAGTGACAGCATGGGGAGACTCAGACTCCttacacctgacagagagaagagaagtgagAGGAGTGAATCAACTGGGAAACATCGGGGTATTGTCTTATTCGTGTGTTGGCTCAGGGCACTGACATTGAGCCGGTGCTGTGGTTCCCCTCTGCCCCCAACATGAATGTTCACTCACTTGAGCTTGACAATGACCTGTCTGGGCTTCCCTGTCAGATCACACACGTCCCCGTGGCCGTAAAAGTGGGAAACCAACCTGTcgagaagaaaatgaaaaatcaagTCTCGGTTTAATTTAAAGTCAGCTTGGagttcaaaaatataaatggcCTACTTGACTTTCTGCACTCCATCATCTCTGAGCTGGTAGGACCGGGCAACGTTCTTCTTTGCCCAGTCGATGTGCTCCTCTGCGTTCCAGCTCCCGACCACCACGATATTCTTCCCTTGTTCTTTTTCCTGGAACACAGAGGAACATTTTTATCACTGTAAAGATGCTTAGTTACCCAGTTCCAGCTTGTCAATTATGAGGATTTGCTACTTCTCTTTTTCTTATGTAATAAACTAAATACTTTGGTATTTCTGCCTGttttgtcagaaaaaacaataattgttagttgcagccttacaGCAAAGTTAAACATCTTTAGCtgataataaaagtaaatttgCATGCTTACACTAGCAAGGAGGGCCCCTTACCTCATGGTACTGATGGACGTGCTTTCCGTAACAGAATTCATATTTCCACCACCCGACTCCCTGAAACACACATATCAAGAAGATTACATGCCACCGAATAGTTAATGAAACACTGCTCAAGAGCTATACGTAGGTGAACACGTCTCACCCCGTGCAGACAGTACGAGCCACTGAGGAACTCCTTGATGAGCTGGTCATCTGTCAGGCGAGAGATGTGAGTGGTGCCGACGGTGACCTGAGTCTGCCCTCCGACAGTTATGGGTTTGTGAGTGGAGGTGAAGGCCTCTTCTCTCACTGGTGGCGCCTCCTCCTGTGACAGTGTCACAAAGATATAATTGAGCCAGCTGTCATCGATACATGCAGTACCGAAATCCACAATTTACAATGCCTccctttcattttatttttccaggGGTTTATTAAAATCACCTACAATTTCAAGTATTGAAAAGCACTGAGGAACACTTTTAAAGGTAGACtaagaaacaaatataaataaaaaacaatcacttcTTTTAAGACCAGTCTACACGTTAAGTAAGTGCAGGAAAGTAATAAAAAAGTTGGATGGGAATTGAACATCTGTTATTTACGAGCAGCCCCTGAATGCGTCGTGTAGAGCACAGTCAGCtaaaaaaacaggaagctgcTTACTACAGGACATGGTCCAACAGTTCGACCAAACATGGGACCGCAACTTGAGACTGTAGAAGTCTGTATCACAGCTTCGGGCTTGGTTTCACAATCATTACAACCCCCTCTGTTATTTCTGCGCATATCTTACCTCTCTGATCTCAGTTGTGGCACTGAAAGGCGGTTTAAgctgctcctcttgctccttgtcCAGCTGAGCAAGCCGTTGAGGCCGCAAAGGGGAGCCTGCCAGAGCCTGGCAGAAGATGGTGTTCACTGGGGAGGACTTGAACCTGCAAGGGACAAGTGTCAAGTTTGGAAACAGTAAGATGAGAGCAGGAATCTCATTGGCTGAAAATGTTCCCAACTTATTTCCATTACTGAGGTGTATTCCTTTGAGcacaacatttaaatgtagcCAATTTGTTAAATCTACCTGTATTTTGGGTGTGAACAAAGCAGCGGAGTCAACACCACCACCTCGTATTCACAGGTGGTGACCTCAGCGACAGACAGGATTTCGTGCTTGGCCTCTGGATGACAGACATACAGCACAGACGTGGAGCGGGCCTCGTTCTGTTTCAGGACACAAGGAGTCCCGTTTCCCATCTCCAACGAGAAGTAGGGAGTCAGCTGACCTTCTATGTTCTTTGTGAACACCTGGACACAAGCggaaacagaaaagagatgACAAAAGTGAGAAGTGAGAGCCAACCTGGCACATCTGGTTGGTTATTAAAGTTTTAGTACAAAACTAACTTCTGTTTCAGCTGCTGATTTGACgttttctgcttcctctttatctgaaaagaaaagaagaaattcCCAGGTATACCACCTCAAGACAAGACTCATATACTCAATAgcacattaaaaataacattaagaAAATATACCATAGAAATACTATCACAAACAaactcacctgtctctgtcgACTGGCTCTTCTGTGCCATATTCCCCAGGAAGTACTCCTGGACATTAATCTTCTGGGGGAAAGCACATGATTAACTCTAGTACATACTTTACCAAGTGATGGTTTCTCACTCACATCATCTGAACGTTATTTTATCCACTCACAGCACTGACCTGACCAGTCTCCTTCTCTTCATGATACTGTCTTATATGCTTTCCGTGGCACACTTCATATGTCCAGTATGACTCAATCTGCAATGTCGGCAAGACAAGAGCAAGTTAGAGCCCAATTCAGCAAACACCCTTTAGCACCGCAGCAGTAAAAATAATGTTAGATTTTAAGTCACGCTTTGTTAACGTAGCGTGAACACAGTTTCAGTCCCTAAGCTGTGACAAAGAGGGAAAttaactgaaaatgaaacttGATGAAGTCTCACCCTGTAGGAGCAGCTGCTTCGTTTGAAGAGTGGCTCAAGCAGTTCACCCGGACTCGGCCCACTGTACTCCTTATCATCATcctgataaaataaaagacaccaCACAAAGAGTGTGAGAGATAAGGCAGTGTAGGAGAGGTGTGTCAGTGAACAAgagagcaataaaaaaaacgaACAAATAGTAAAGATGCACGACATATATCGGGCTGatattgggaaatttatattatcgGCATTTATCTGTATGGCTAAAATTTATATCTGATATATAGGGCAGAGAATATTTCTTTCATTCAATGAAATGGCACAGCTAATGCAGTAAGTGATAATATCTGCACCTGTGAAGCTGGTTTACGCTCTgccaataaaaacaagaagaggaagaagaagaaggagacaaCACAATTGCAATTTGCGATAAATGTTCTAcaagggttcagagaggagggagtaaGTCTGTAATGCTAAcacaacaaatatttttgaagaatatggaatattaaattgtctttgctcactacatcttttttaaaaactaccgattatgaacttctttttaaaatatctgttatCTTATCGGTGCCGGCCATAaaaagcaggtaattatcagttattggtatcagctgaaaaaaatccaaatcatGAATCTCTAAAAACAATAGCTCAACATAGAAAAACGGCTGAACTGAAGAGACACACTGCTATTCACAGCAACACTCTTTTATTAGATCACCAAAGGCTTCCAGGACATGTTGACTACACATTCTTCTTTTACAGTCATATCTTTCTTTAAGTTGGCTAATTTCACACTTCAATCTCAGTTTCACCTGTTAATGACTTTCAAATGAAAGACTCTGATAATATACTCTAATAATTGTTTAAAACTTGTCTGAATACATGAGTGCAATCGCTGCGTGCCTTGATGATTTTTGCTTGATGTTCTCCGTTGTCAAGCTATAGCTGACAGTATAATGCATGCCTTTGTATCAGCACAAATTGCTGAGTACAACCTTACTGTAACAGATGTGATAGATGACCAAATCTTCAAACATATGACACAGATTGAAGCTAAATCAATAGAAGATATTGTTACGGGCTTCCCccttctgtgttttctcctctgttctccttccCTTCTCTCAGGTGCTGCTCATCAGGCAATTAGCCCTGCCTCATATTTaagggagggtggaggaggacagACAACAGTcctgtttttcatgtttatgtaTTATTATGTCTTTTCTTAGTTTAGGGAGGGAAGTTCTGGGTCCTACAGTGCCGGCCCAGCCTTCCTCCATCTTTCTGTTCATTTTGGCCTCCAGACTCCCATAGTTTTGGTacaattttgtattattttgtacaTAAACATTCACTTTCTTTTGCAAACTTGTTCTCAGGTATGACATCCTGTTTTAATATGCTGCTGGACACAAGGTAGAgccagctgtttgttttgctgtggcCGTAACAGATGAGCTGCTTTAATACAACTAAGGATGGTGCACAGACTGCACATAAAAAGAGTATTCTTAGCAGTATAGCCCTCGGAAATATTTAAAGAATGACTGAGTATAATGTGTTATATCAGATTTTGTATTTGCATACCATTCATTATGTGCACCTGAGCAGTATGTTATGAAAACCAGGGCAGAAATGCCTTGCATCAACTCAGTGGGACAAGTTGAGCTGCTTTGCCTAATACGTAAACGACTCCGGTGATAATATctctaatgtgtttttaattaacttaCTGTGTAAAAACTGTTCAGGATTACCTCTATGGAGGAAGAAACACCTGGTGCAGTCACACTGCCTCATGTTACTACATGGTATAGATATCAGGTAACAGTCCTGTTAATCCCGCTTACCTCGTCTCCACTTGTCAGGGAAGGCAGCAGACATTTAtacttctccttctctgctgtgGTCATGATGACAAAGTCGTCCTCGTTGTAAAGTGCACCTGTGGCTGGCTGAAATACAGAAAACCTTCGTTACGTTAACTACAGCgttgtgtgtgacagacaaGAGTAAACCGACTCTCCTCACAGGTGACAGTAACATCTCCCTGACCTCTTACAGGAAATGTATCCCCTCAAATTTTATAGTGTTAATAAAGGAGGGGGCTTACCAGCGTGAATTCAGGGCCTGGCCAGTTGATTTTAAAAGGTACTTCATCTGTAAAGGAGGGATACCCCCCTCTGTTTGCCGAGACGCCGCTGCAGACCTCCAGCAGCCCCCCGAGGAACACCGTCAGCAGCCCAGCCACCATCTCTCCAGTCCGGCTGCCGAGCTCCTACAGCCCGCTACACATGTAAGATAACAGCCCTCTCACCTCGCACCAACACCGGCCTGAATGGTGGATTAGAAGATACTACAGAGTCCGAGGAAGTCCGGTTTGACAGACGTAAGATATGACAGTGGGAGACGGATGTCAACACTGCAAGAAATACCGGAAGTGAACTGTTTCCTTGCCACGTCGTGTTCCGCTCCTGCGttgagtagaaataaacagcagcgCCCTCTGGCGGCGACACCAGGTACTGACACAGAgtggacacaaaaaacaaatgaaacccCTGAAACTCTGGACTTTTgaggtttttaattaaataacaattgaaatacattattgttttttgttatacAATTTAATCATCTTTTTGCCTATATACACTGCCGAGTCAAGTAAAAAAATGTGGCAACACAACCTCAAATAGCCTACATGATCAGGTTTGATCCTAGGAATCACATATAACAGGAATTATATATAACATTTACGTTAACATTCACTTTATATAAATTATGGGAATGCTTATGGGAAGATCAGCAGGACCATTTGATGCCCTTTACTGTGCAGGTTATATTACCTGCAATATCTAAAATATTTGCAGTATCACTGACGTTTGTCACAGCTGCTGAGTTTGTTAAAAAGCAAAGTCATTctacataacaaaacatttttcaaatccacataactgtattttaaatTCTAGTGAAGATCCCAAAATACCAAATCCATCAGGCTTGAGCTGGGGAAATATGTCTCAAAGTTGTCGAAACACATGATCTTTCCATTCATAAAGCTAAAATGAAAACTGTATTGTGAAATCTATGTATAGAGAACCTAACAGGAAATATCTGGCTTTCTATATGGAAACCATAAATGTGGTAGAACATTGCACTATAAACACTTATGATAgtagagttttgttttttatttacaggaAAAACGTTCATATGCTGAGGTGTCTATatggttttatttatgtagGCCAAACAAAGCTTAACCTTAAATTGAGAATAGCTGGACATAAAACAGCtagaaaaaattaaaacatcGATTAGGTTATTGCAAGGCACAAGGAAAGAGACCACAGATCTGCTGCCCCCATTGCATTCATACAGATTAAGAGTCACTCTTAGTGTTAGCAACACCATAAATCAGTTACGGAAAAGAGAATCATATCGGAAATACACTCTCAATTCCAACTTGTGCTTGTAAGTCTAACCTGCATTATCTCTCTGTGCCTACAAGTGtatgaagaaaaaagatgagCCACTAAAACCCCCCAGGGCACCTCTTGACTTCCTCTCCTTTATTAAGAAGGTACATTTAGTTTCTGCTCTTTAAATAGCATTTGCCTCGTCTGATCTTTGTAATGTCTTAtaatttattatgtattttgaAAAGTGCTCTCTTTCTTGCATTATTTCTACTTTTT
This genomic interval carries:
- the erlec1 gene encoding endoplasmic reticulum lectin 1 isoform X4, with the protein product MFEDLVIYHICYSKDDDKEYSGPSPGELLEPLFKRSSCSYRIESYWTYEVCHGKHIRQYHEEKETGQVSAKINVQEYFLGNMAQKSQSTETDKEEAENVKSAAETEVFTKNIEGQLTPYFSLEMGNGTPCVLKQNEARSTSVLYVCHPEAKHEILSVAEVTTCEYEVVVLTPLLCSHPKYRFKSSPVNTIFCQALAGSPLRPQRLAQLDKEQEEQLKPPFSATTEIREEEAPPVREEAFTSTHKPITVGGQTQVTVGTTHISRLTDDQLIKEFLSGSYCLHGGVGWWKYEFCYGKHVHQYHEEKEQGKNIVVVGSWNAEEHIDWAKKNVARSYQLRDDGVQKVKLVSHFYGHGDVCDLTGKPRQVIVKLKCKESESPHAVTVYMLEPQTCQYVLGVESPVICRILDTADEHGLLSISS
- the erlec1 gene encoding endoplasmic reticulum lectin 1 isoform X3; translated protein: MVAGLLTVFLGGLLEVCSGVSANRGGYPSFTDEVPFKINWPGPEFTLPATGALYNEDDFVIMTTAEKEKYKCLLPSLTSGDEDDDKEYSGPSPGELLEPLFKRSSCSYRIESYWTYEVCHGKHIRQYHEEKETGQINVQEYFLGNMAQKSQSTETDKEEAENVKSAAETEVFTKNIEGQLTPYFSLEMGNGTPCVLKQNEARSTSVLYVCHPEAKHEILSVAEVTTCEYEVVVLTPLLCSHPKYRFKSSPVNTIFCQALAGSPLRPQRLAQLDKEQEEQLKPPFSATTEIREEEAPPVREEAFTSTHKPITVGGQTQVTVGTTHISRLTDDQLIKEFLSGSYCLHGGVGWWKYEFCYGKHVHQYHEEKEQGKNIVVVGSWNAEEHIDWAKKNVARSYQLRDDGVQKVKLVSHFYGHGDVCDLTGKPRQVIVKLKCKESESPHAVTVYMLEPQTCQYVLGVESPVICRILDTADEHGLLSISS
- the erlec1 gene encoding endoplasmic reticulum lectin 1 isoform X2, translated to MVAGLLTVFLGGLLEVCSGVSANRGGYPSFTDEVPFKINWPGPEFTLPATGALYNEDDFVIMTTAEKEKYKCLLPSLTSGDEDDDKEYSGPSPGELLEPLFKRSSCSYRIESYWTYEVCHGKHIRQYHEEKETGQKINVQEYFLGNMAQKSQSTETDKEEAENVKSAAETEVFTKNIEGQLTPYFSLEMGNGTPCVLKQNEARSTSVLYVCHPEAKHEILSVAEVTTCEYEVVVLTPLLCSHPKYRFKSSPVNTIFCQALAGSPLRPQRLAQLDKEQEEQLKPPFSATTEIREEEAPPVREEAFTSTHKPITVGGQTQVTVGTTHISRLTDDQLIKEFLSGSYCLHGGVGWWKYEFCYGKHVHQYHEEKEQGKNIVVVGSWNAEEHIDWAKKNVARSYQLRDDGVQKVKLVSHFYGHGDVCDLTGKPRQVIVKLKCKESESPHAVTVYMLEPQTCQYVLGVESPVICRILDTADEHGLLSISS
- the erlec1 gene encoding endoplasmic reticulum lectin 1 isoform X1, with amino-acid sequence MVAGLLTVFLGGLLEVCSGVSANRGGYPSFTDEVPFKINWPGPEFTLPATGALYNEDDFVIMTTAEKEKYKCLLPSLTSGDEDDDKEYSGPSPGELLEPLFKRSSCSYRIESYWTYEVCHGKHIRQYHEEKETGQVSAKINVQEYFLGNMAQKSQSTETDKEEAENVKSAAETEVFTKNIEGQLTPYFSLEMGNGTPCVLKQNEARSTSVLYVCHPEAKHEILSVAEVTTCEYEVVVLTPLLCSHPKYRFKSSPVNTIFCQALAGSPLRPQRLAQLDKEQEEQLKPPFSATTEIREEEAPPVREEAFTSTHKPITVGGQTQVTVGTTHISRLTDDQLIKEFLSGSYCLHGGVGWWKYEFCYGKHVHQYHEEKEQGKNIVVVGSWNAEEHIDWAKKNVARSYQLRDDGVQKVKLVSHFYGHGDVCDLTGKPRQVIVKLKCKESESPHAVTVYMLEPQTCQYVLGVESPVICRILDTADEHGLLSISS